One Kiritimatiellia bacterium genomic window carries:
- a CDS encoding sigma-70 family RNA polymerase sigma factor, giving the protein MNGEDKGIKIYLREIGQTALLTREDEVKLARRIKRGDEEARQLMIRANLRLVVKIAHDYAQYGLPLLDLISEGNIGLMKAVERFNPRKGGKLSTYAAWWIKQSIKRALANQSKTIRLPAHLVDKIARMRRAERAFAQKKGRDPTETELAKAVGVSVATIRMWQTVSLRPASLNAPIGDEDSAEYGDIIGDDRNVSPVDDLSDRQLKGEIEGLLDRLSKREREILMYRYGLRGVKEETLEVVGRRFKITRERVRQIQNAAVLRLRQMLEELDQPPENTEPKEEGP; this is encoded by the coding sequence ATGAACGGCGAAGACAAAGGCATCAAGATCTACCTGCGGGAGATCGGGCAGACCGCCCTGCTGACCCGCGAGGACGAGGTCAAACTGGCCCGCCGGATCAAGCGAGGCGACGAGGAGGCGCGCCAGCTCATGATCCGCGCCAACCTGCGGCTCGTGGTCAAGATCGCCCACGACTACGCCCAGTACGGGCTTCCCCTCCTCGACCTGATCTCCGAAGGCAACATCGGCCTCATGAAAGCCGTCGAGCGGTTCAACCCCAGGAAGGGCGGCAAGTTGAGCACCTACGCCGCCTGGTGGATCAAGCAGTCCATCAAGCGCGCGCTGGCGAACCAGAGCAAGACCATCCGCCTGCCGGCGCACCTGGTGGACAAGATCGCCCGCATGCGTCGCGCGGAGCGAGCTTTCGCGCAAAAGAAGGGGCGCGACCCCACGGAAACCGAGCTGGCCAAGGCCGTCGGCGTATCGGTGGCCACCATCCGGATGTGGCAGACCGTTTCGCTGCGGCCGGCCTCCCTGAACGCCCCGATCGGCGACGAGGACAGCGCGGAATACGGGGACATCATCGGCGACGACCGCAACGTTTCGCCGGTGGACGATCTCTCCGACCGTCAGTTGAAGGGCGAAATCGAGGGCCTGCTCGACCGGTTGAGCAAGCGCGAGCGCGAGATCCTGATGTACCGCTACGGCCTGCGCGGGGTGAAGGAGGAGACCCTCGAGGTCGTGGGCCGGCGGTTCAAGATTACGCGCGAGCGCGTGAGGCAGATTCAAAACGCCGCCGTCCTTCGCCTTCGCCAGATGTTGGAGGAACTGGATCAGCCCCCGGAAAACACCGAGCCCAAGGAGGAAGGCCCATGA
- a CDS encoding adenine phosphoribosyltransferase: protein MTIPALKNAIRDIPDFPKEGIIFKDITPLLAEPSLFKLAVDTLAERHRDSRIDRVCVVESRGFLFGSAVAYQLGAGIVPIRKKGKLPHETLEAAYDLEYGTATLQVHVDAFEPGTRVLLIDDLLATGGTAEASARLIEQLGGKIIEIQFLIELAFLNGREKLTKYPVFAPIVYD from the coding sequence ATGACCATCCCGGCCCTGAAGAACGCCATCCGCGACATCCCGGATTTCCCGAAGGAAGGCATCATTTTCAAGGATATCACCCCCCTTCTGGCCGAGCCCTCCCTGTTCAAGCTGGCCGTGGACACGCTGGCCGAGCGTCACCGCGACAGCCGTATCGACCGTGTCTGCGTCGTGGAGTCGCGCGGGTTTCTCTTCGGCTCCGCCGTGGCCTACCAGTTGGGGGCCGGCATCGTACCGATCCGCAAGAAAGGCAAGCTGCCCCACGAGACGCTCGAGGCCGCCTACGATCTCGAGTACGGCACCGCCACGCTCCAGGTCCACGTGGACGCCTTCGAGCCCGGCACCCGCGTGCTGCTGATCGACGACCTGCTCGCGACAGGCGGGACGGCGGAAGCTTCCGCGCGGCTCATCGAGCAACTCGGCGGCAAGATCATCGAGATCCAGTTCCTCATCGAACTCGCGTTCCTCAACGGCCGCGAAAAGCTCACCAAGTACCCGGTATTCGCGCCGATCGTGTACGATTGA
- a CDS encoding pyruvate, phosphate dikinase: MVHKAAKQYVFLFGPGAKHTEGDASMRAILGLRGANLAELSRLGVAVPPGFTLSTEVCAYFTRHGGQVPAGLMDQVDAAVRKLESLTGAKLGDLRNPLTVAVRCGAGVVIPGLMETVLNLGLNDQTVPGFCEQTGNARAGWDGYRLFMERFGAAVLGPEAGLSLSDFDAERSKLKDKYRLAGDADLTAGHLRELCDAYKRLFIEKTRRPFPQEPRDQLRLALTAGLRSWTSERAEHYRQAHKVAGLLGAAVNVLAMAYGSLDEESGSGVVSSRDGKSGSSRPVGFFRVGAQGIGLSAAAAGLKDVHDMPKEKPAAWKKVYEQLAEVLHKLEGHYRYPQDIEFTVEKGRLWILQTQNARRTGRAAVRWALEMASGQDAASGKPLPRVLKVEEALLTLGVSDMEAFLFPLFDAAAERQAILLARGQPAAPGAAAGRLVFSVQRARELLRKDRAARLILACRDPGEAIGPDLRGLQGLLAIGGGSSLATAARGQGRAAVAISSGVRLDARARTLSFNGHMLGEGDGISLDGFTGAIYRGELPCETSSPAATLVGGRKSEQKTPAARLYRQWSEWTDRSRKMEVRATASGPRDAKAGRNLGADGFLYFPEPALLEREGLWLIREYLWTDDPAPRRKALDGLQALYRSALEELFEAAGGQPVCIRVLNEARDPWTALHGGELETLARRLGLSLEKARERQKQHAEAPRVDGPGRRLLLRHPDLGAMQAAAIAEAACLQEKHGVKVLPEIALPRVAGRAEFDLCSRLVREAVTRVLKERKTRLKFSIGVMIDTPRAALTADHLAESAEFFLFDGDELTRSAYGFPRHAAGAAVAEQVERRVLAADPFQTLDAGGVGQLIELAVRKGRETRPDLQCGLYGEHGGDPNSVKFCGKVGLNHVVCSPYRVPLARLAAAQAAITQ, from the coding sequence ATGGTCCACAAGGCCGCCAAGCAGTACGTATTCCTGTTCGGCCCCGGGGCGAAGCACACCGAGGGGGACGCCTCGATGCGCGCGATCCTCGGCCTGCGGGGCGCGAACCTGGCGGAGCTGTCGCGGCTGGGCGTCGCCGTGCCGCCCGGCTTCACCCTCTCGACCGAGGTCTGCGCCTACTTCACCCGGCACGGCGGGCAGGTGCCGGCGGGGCTGATGGACCAGGTCGACGCGGCGGTCCGCAAGCTGGAATCCCTGACGGGCGCGAAACTCGGCGACCTGCGGAACCCGCTGACCGTCGCCGTCCGGTGCGGCGCCGGGGTCGTCATTCCCGGGCTGATGGAGACGGTGCTGAACCTCGGGCTGAACGACCAGACCGTCCCCGGTTTCTGCGAGCAGACCGGCAACGCCCGCGCCGGGTGGGATGGCTACCGGCTTTTCATGGAACGGTTCGGCGCCGCCGTCCTCGGGCCGGAGGCGGGCTTGTCCCTGTCCGATTTTGACGCGGAGCGCTCGAAGCTGAAGGACAAGTACCGCCTCGCGGGGGACGCCGATCTTACGGCCGGCCACCTGCGCGAACTGTGCGACGCTTACAAGCGGCTCTTCATCGAGAAAACCCGCCGGCCCTTTCCGCAGGAACCGCGCGACCAGCTCCGCCTGGCCCTCACGGCGGGCCTGCGATCCTGGACCTCCGAACGGGCCGAGCATTACCGGCAGGCCCACAAGGTGGCCGGGCTGCTCGGCGCGGCCGTGAACGTGCTCGCGATGGCGTACGGGAGCCTGGACGAGGAGTCCGGCTCGGGGGTCGTTTCCTCGCGCGACGGGAAATCAGGATCCAGCCGGCCGGTGGGCTTCTTCCGGGTCGGCGCGCAGGGGATCGGGCTCTCCGCGGCGGCGGCCGGGCTCAAGGACGTCCACGACATGCCGAAGGAAAAGCCGGCCGCCTGGAAAAAGGTGTACGAGCAACTGGCGGAGGTTCTTCACAAGCTCGAGGGCCATTACCGCTACCCGCAGGACATCGAGTTCACGGTCGAAAAGGGCAGGCTGTGGATCCTGCAGACGCAGAACGCCCGGCGCACGGGCCGGGCCGCGGTGCGGTGGGCGCTGGAGATGGCCTCGGGTCAGGACGCCGCCAGCGGCAAGCCGCTGCCCCGCGTCCTGAAGGTCGAGGAAGCCCTGCTGACCCTCGGGGTCAGCGACATGGAGGCCTTCCTGTTCCCGCTCTTCGACGCGGCGGCGGAGCGGCAGGCGATCCTGCTCGCCCGGGGCCAGCCGGCCGCGCCGGGCGCCGCCGCGGGCCGGCTCGTCTTCTCCGTCCAGAGGGCCAGGGAGTTGCTCCGCAAGGACCGGGCGGCCCGGCTGATCCTCGCGTGCCGCGACCCGGGGGAGGCCATCGGCCCGGACCTGCGCGGCCTCCAGGGGCTGCTGGCCATCGGCGGCGGTTCGTCCCTGGCCACGGCCGCGCGCGGCCAGGGCCGCGCCGCCGTGGCGATCAGCTCCGGCGTCCGGCTCGATGCCCGCGCCCGTACGCTCTCCTTCAACGGGCACATGCTGGGCGAGGGTGACGGGATCAGCCTGGACGGCTTCACGGGGGCGATCTACCGGGGCGAGTTGCCGTGCGAGACATCGTCGCCGGCCGCGACGCTTGTCGGGGGGCGGAAGTCCGAGCAGAAGACGCCCGCGGCGCGCCTGTACCGGCAGTGGTCGGAGTGGACGGACCGGTCACGGAAAATGGAGGTGCGCGCGACGGCAAGCGGCCCGCGCGACGCGAAGGCCGGCCGGAACCTGGGTGCCGACGGCTTCCTCTACTTCCCGGAACCGGCCCTGCTGGAGAGGGAAGGCTTGTGGCTGATCCGGGAGTACCTGTGGACGGACGATCCCGCACCGCGCCGCAAGGCGCTCGACGGCCTGCAGGCGCTGTACCGCTCGGCCCTGGAGGAGCTGTTCGAGGCGGCCGGGGGCCAGCCGGTTTGCATCCGCGTGCTGAACGAGGCGAGAGACCCCTGGACGGCGCTTCACGGCGGCGAACTGGAGACGCTGGCCCGCCGCCTGGGCCTGTCGCTCGAAAAGGCGCGCGAGCGGCAGAAGCAGCACGCGGAGGCGCCGCGGGTCGACGGGCCGGGGCGCCGCCTGCTGCTGCGCCACCCGGATCTCGGCGCCATGCAGGCCGCGGCGATCGCCGAGGCGGCCTGCCTCCAGGAAAAACACGGCGTCAAGGTCCTGCCGGAAATCGCCCTCCCGCGCGTCGCCGGCCGCGCCGAGTTCGACCTGTGCAGCCGGCTCGTGCGCGAGGCGGTGACGCGCGTCCTCAAGGAGCGGAAGACCCGCCTGAAGTTCTCGATCGGCGTCATGATCGACACGCCGCGCGCCGCGCTGACGGCCGACCATCTCGCCGAGAGCGCGGAGTTCTTCCTGTTCGACGGCGACGAACTCACGCGGTCGGCCTACGGCTTCCCGAGGCATGCCGCCGGCGCAGCGGTGGCGGAGCAGGTGGAGCGACGGGTGCTGGCGGCCGACCCCTTCCAGACCCTGGACGCGGGCGGGGTCGGACAGCTGATCGAGCTGGCGGTGCGCAAGGGCCGCGAAACGCGGCCGGACCTCCAGTGCGGCCTCTACGGCGAGCATGGCGGCGATCCAAACAGCGTCAAGTTCTGCGGCAAGGTCGGCCTGAACCACGTCGTCTGCTCGCCTTACCGCGTGCCCCTCGCGCGGCTGGCGGCGGCCCAGGCGGCGATCACCCAGTAG
- the hrpB gene encoding ATP-dependent helicase HrpB, with product MDRRELPIFDIERELLARAGEHRRLIVRAPTGSGKSTQIPQMLLDAGLLGRGRAVILQPRRLPTRLLAARVANERGVKLGSEVGYQIRFENVTGDTTRIVYETEGVLLRQMLSNPRLDGVAAILFDEFHERHLYGDVTLARALQLQRSARPDLLLVVMSATLPAGPLDEYLAPCAALEARGRLFPVGTEYLDRPADFDRTPPWEVAAAEYERVCREGEPGDALVFMPGAYEIARTVQALENSPAARGRIILPLHGELPAADQDAAVSRYDRPKIIVSTNVAESSLTIEAVRLVIDSGLARIPRFDPARGINTLLVEKISRASADQRAGRAGRTAPGRCVRLWTEREHAERPVQEIPEIRRLDLSEIMLTLRGAGAGDLRELPWLEPPLPRALDRAELLLRDLGALDDKLAVTELGRRMAGFPVHPRYARMMLAAGEYGCVRAITLIAALTQGRSLWMRKPDKSTREQREDVLGEEGASDFFGLMRAFRFADSRRYDVGACNRLGIHANTARQVRALAGFFLDLADKTGLKIEDRAPETDAICKCILTGFSDQVAKRLDAGTLRCQLVHGRKGVLARESAVQESPLLVASEVREVEGRGGELNVILSLATAIRPGWLEEMFPADFNEQVDVEYDAAERRVVAWRRRMFRDLPLESKRVDPPPADAAGDLLAEEVINGRIKLPHWDETTDQWIARVNSLAAWCPELGLAAYTEEDRWSVLRVVCRGAVSARDLKDRPVTAAFKDQMDPARRALVEKHAPERIELSNGRRARLTYTEGEPPHIAQRIQDLYDVKETPKIAKGRVPVVVEILGPNHRPVQVTRDLAGFWREHYPRIKKEMQRKYPKHEWR from the coding sequence ATGGACCGCCGCGAACTGCCCATCTTCGACATCGAGCGCGAACTGCTCGCGCGGGCCGGCGAGCACCGCCGCCTGATCGTCCGTGCCCCGACCGGCTCGGGCAAGTCCACGCAGATCCCCCAGATGCTGCTCGACGCCGGGCTGCTCGGCCGCGGGCGCGCGGTTATCCTCCAGCCCCGCCGCCTCCCCACCCGCCTTCTCGCCGCCCGCGTGGCGAACGAGCGCGGCGTGAAACTCGGATCGGAAGTCGGCTACCAGATCCGCTTCGAGAACGTGACGGGTGATACTACGCGCATCGTTTACGAAACCGAGGGCGTCCTGCTCCGCCAGATGCTCTCCAATCCGCGCCTCGACGGCGTCGCGGCCATCCTGTTCGACGAGTTCCACGAGCGGCACCTGTACGGCGACGTGACGCTCGCCCGCGCTCTCCAGCTTCAGCGCTCTGCACGGCCCGACCTGCTCCTGGTCGTCATGTCCGCCACGCTGCCGGCCGGCCCGCTCGACGAGTACCTCGCGCCCTGCGCCGCGCTGGAAGCCCGCGGGCGCCTGTTCCCCGTGGGCACGGAATACCTCGACCGGCCCGCGGATTTCGACCGTACCCCGCCGTGGGAAGTCGCCGCCGCCGAGTACGAGCGGGTCTGCCGCGAGGGCGAACCCGGCGACGCGCTGGTCTTCATGCCCGGCGCGTACGAGATCGCGCGGACGGTCCAGGCCCTCGAGAATTCGCCGGCGGCGCGCGGGCGGATCATCCTGCCGCTGCACGGCGAACTGCCGGCCGCCGACCAGGACGCCGCCGTATCGCGATACGACCGCCCCAAGATCATCGTCTCCACCAACGTCGCGGAAAGCTCGCTGACGATCGAGGCCGTGCGCCTGGTCATCGACAGCGGGCTGGCCCGCATCCCGCGTTTCGACCCCGCGCGCGGGATCAACACGCTGCTGGTCGAAAAAATCAGCCGCGCCTCCGCCGACCAGCGGGCGGGCCGCGCCGGGCGCACCGCGCCCGGCCGCTGCGTGCGTTTGTGGACGGAGCGCGAGCACGCGGAGCGCCCGGTCCAGGAGATCCCCGAAATCCGCAGGCTGGACCTGTCCGAGATCATGCTGACGCTTCGCGGGGCGGGCGCGGGCGACCTGCGCGAACTGCCCTGGCTCGAGCCGCCGTTGCCGCGCGCCCTGGACAGGGCTGAATTGCTCCTGCGCGACCTTGGCGCGCTGGACGATAAGCTGGCCGTGACCGAGCTGGGCCGCCGCATGGCCGGGTTCCCCGTCCATCCCCGCTATGCCCGGATGATGCTCGCCGCCGGGGAATATGGCTGCGTCCGCGCCATTACCCTGATCGCCGCGCTGACCCAGGGCCGGTCGCTCTGGATGCGCAAGCCGGACAAATCCACGCGCGAGCAGCGCGAGGATGTCCTCGGCGAAGAGGGCGCTTCGGATTTCTTCGGGCTTATGCGGGCCTTCCGGTTCGCCGACAGCCGGCGCTACGACGTCGGCGCCTGCAACCGGCTGGGCATCCACGCCAATACCGCCCGGCAGGTACGGGCGCTGGCCGGGTTCTTCCTCGATCTCGCGGACAAAACGGGCTTGAAGATCGAGGACCGCGCGCCGGAAACGGACGCCATCTGCAAATGCATCCTGACGGGCTTCTCCGACCAGGTCGCGAAGCGGCTGGATGCCGGCACGCTGCGCTGCCAGCTGGTCCACGGCCGCAAGGGCGTCCTGGCCCGGGAAAGCGCCGTGCAGGAAAGCCCCCTGCTCGTCGCGTCGGAGGTCCGCGAGGTCGAGGGGCGCGGCGGCGAGTTGAACGTGATCTTGAGCCTCGCCACCGCGATCCGGCCCGGGTGGCTGGAGGAAATGTTCCCCGCCGATTTCAACGAGCAGGTGGACGTCGAGTACGACGCGGCCGAGCGCCGGGTCGTCGCGTGGCGCCGGCGGATGTTCCGCGACCTGCCCCTCGAGAGCAAGCGCGTGGACCCGCCGCCCGCGGACGCCGCCGGCGACCTGCTGGCGGAAGAGGTCATCAACGGCCGCATCAAGCTGCCGCACTGGGACGAGACCACCGACCAGTGGATCGCGCGGGTCAACAGCCTGGCCGCCTGGTGCCCGGAGCTCGGGCTTGCCGCCTACACGGAGGAGGACCGCTGGTCCGTGCTCCGCGTGGTCTGCCGCGGCGCCGTCTCCGCGCGCGACCTGAAGGACCGGCCCGTGACGGCGGCGTTCAAGGACCAGATGGACCCCGCCCGCCGCGCGCTGGTGGAAAAGCACGCGCCGGAAAGGATCGAGCTGTCCAACGGCCGTCGCGCGCGCCTGACGTACACCGAAGGCGAGCCCCCGCACATCGCCCAGCGCATCCAGGATTTGTACGATGTGAAAGAGACCCCGAAAATCGCCAAGGGCCGCGTGCCCGTGGTCGTCGAGATCCTGGGGCCCAACCACAGGCCCGTGCAGGTGACCCGCGATTTGGCCGGCTTCTGGCGCGAGCATTACCCGCGCATCAAGAAAGAGATGCAGCGGAAATATCCCAAGCACGAGTGGCGATGA